The Pseudomonadota bacterium genome has a window encoding:
- a CDS encoding FAD-dependent oxidoreductase, with product MSCSSGTTEDNLNDKDGFVTDADVAYIRERAKGVVGGICCIQGVYMDEKRQGQGYVGQAACWDDKYIPGLKRLADAIHEEKAVASCQLMHCGRVGAVEVEYCHGPSPVPQRLRIFRPVQVMTKDDIKRCVDQHATAAERLCKAGFDIVEISGIVGYLISNFISSYTNKRTDEYGGDIRGRMRMVVELIQAVKKVIGDRPLGVRLCSDELLDDVRGNTPEESMITYQIAEEAGADYMSVTLGWQESIYPVISRDIPQGNWLFLAERAKKHIKIPVQMAYRLFNPAIPNKAIGDGKLDFWEMCRPMIADPHMPKKVLEGREDEIRPCVACNLCLARLFRDAPMTCYINPVCAHDHDPKFHITPAEMKKKIMIVGAGAAGLECAWVAAERGHEVHVYDKLTEVGGTLLEARKAPYGDEELYYQINFAKAKSDKAGVKFHLGIEVTPELIDEEMPDTVVLAVGPKYIKGTAPGFDKPNVVGVLDVLAGKAKVGENIVVWGNKKPGVGVALYLAKQKKKVTIVGRNKDFAIDINPSFRWRYNAYLRQNGVTVYNDCDIVEITNNSVTAMTYDGYQIPIKTDTVVCTERAPNQDLKNAVKDLGVEIFEIGDMVIPRNLSSAVHDGYKVGLRI from the coding sequence GTGAGCTGTTCAAGTGGGACTACTGAGGACAATTTGAATGACAAAGATGGTTTTGTTACAGATGCTGATGTGGCCTACATTAGGGAAAGAGCCAAAGGAGTAGTAGGCGGTATCTGCTGTATACAAGGGGTCTATATGGATGAGAAGCGGCAGGGCCAGGGCTATGTGGGTCAGGCGGCTTGCTGGGATGATAAGTATATTCCAGGCTTGAAGAGGCTTGCAGATGCAATTCATGAAGAGAAAGCTGTGGCTTCGTGTCAGTTGATGCACTGCGGTCGTGTTGGTGCTGTTGAGGTAGAATACTGTCATGGTCCATCACCAGTACCACAGAGATTAAGGATATTCAGACCAGTCCAGGTAATGACCAAGGATGATATCAAACGGTGTGTCGATCAACATGCTACTGCTGCAGAGAGACTCTGCAAGGCAGGTTTTGACATCGTTGAGATCTCAGGTATCGTCGGCTACCTTATCTCGAACTTCATCTCGAGCTACACCAACAAAAGAACTGATGAATATGGTGGTGATATCCGGGGAAGGATGAGGATGGTTGTAGAGCTTATTCAAGCAGTCAAGAAGGTTATCGGTGATCGCCCCTTAGGGGTTCGCCTTTGCTCCGATGAGCTCCTCGATGATGTCCGTGGAAACACGCCGGAAGAGTCGATGATTACGTATCAGATAGCTGAAGAGGCTGGAGCAGATTACATGAGCGTTACCCTCGGCTGGCAGGAATCAATCTACCCGGTTATCAGCAGAGATATCCCTCAGGGGAACTGGCTCTTCCTTGCAGAACGCGCCAAAAAACATATCAAGATACCTGTCCAGATGGCTTACAGGCTCTTTAATCCTGCAATACCCAATAAGGCTATTGGAGATGGCAAACTGGATTTCTGGGAAATGTGCCGTCCCATGATTGCTGATCCACATATGCCGAAAAAGGTCCTGGAAGGAAGAGAGGATGAAATCAGGCCATGTGTGGCATGCAATCTCTGTCTTGCAAGACTCTTCCGCGATGCCCCTATGACATGCTACATAAACCCGGTTTGTGCCCATGACCACGATCCAAAGTTTCACATTACACCAGCAGAAATGAAGAAGAAGATCATGATCGTCGGTGCAGGGGCTGCTGGTTTGGAATGTGCGTGGGTTGCCGCAGAGAGAGGGCATGAGGTCCATGTATACGATAAGCTGACGGAAGTAGGGGGAACCCTCCTTGAGGCACGTAAAGCGCCTTATGGAGATGAGGAACTTTATTATCAGATAAATTTTGCAAAGGCAAAATCTGATAAGGCAGGCGTAAAATTCCATTTAGGCATAGAAGTAACACCAGAACTAATTGACGAAGAAATGCCCGACACAGTTGTCCTGGCAGTGGGACCTAAATACATTAAAGGGACTGCCCCTGGTTTCGATAAACCCAATGTTGTTGGCGTTCTTGATGTTTTAGCCGGAAAAGCCAAGGTCGGAGAAAACATTGTCGTCTGGGGTAACAAAAAACCAGGCGTCGGCGTTGCTCTATATCTCGCAAAACAGAAAAAGAAGGTAACCATTGTCGGTAGAAATAAAGATTTTGCGATTGATATTAATCCTTCCTTCAGGTGGCGCTATAATGCATATTTACGACAAAATGGTGTAACTGTGTATAACGATTGTGACATCGTAGAGATTACCAACAACAGTGTCACCGCAATGACCTATGATGGTTATCAGATTCCCATCAAGACAGATACTGTGGTCTGCACTGAACGTGCTCCGAACCAAGATTTAAAGAATGCAGTAAAAGACTTAGGTGTGGAGATTTTTGAAATAGGAGACATGGTAATACCTCGTAACCTGTCAAGTGCGGTCCATGATGGTTATAAAGTAGGCCTAAGGATTTAA